From one Solanum stenotomum isolate F172 chromosome 12, ASM1918654v1, whole genome shotgun sequence genomic stretch:
- the LOC125849439 gene encoding uncharacterized protein LOC125849439 produces the protein MVVPEITNNIVDCEIMLRRGKLIPAAGGGSSINKKMIKKNRASSEKVGAWSKEDEITIVKGLIKLKTEKGKIRLDYVQLYDSIKQSLGHKSATPLHLQKKVRCLREKYKNNLKNSRTPTIPHEEELFYLSDKIWGKDDQHIMNQQLTIPSSSLDMNQQFTISSPEESDTTFVGDLGLALTTMSRNQSNPLQVALQQFKLVSQSLSIRKSYANQILQAPKKEELSELEEQKIARCYFDTKIQHAQLVSDAYNASHGFGGSLINIVADCVLKEDTPKAMNEGNCPTATIGCWKPITGKSSDTSPKSVSERCHLQERKKKKKRKIKNQEKHRDSSIQSQLEMENRSAVANAKDINESATSSQMHTLPDGLTVEVMVKGKVDGKVASPGKQIKIHFIAKLRDTGCTVGSTIGAAPHQFCLGYEKVLKGLNIGIEGMHVGEKRRLTIPPSLGPGSKAKPPIMPDSWLLYEVELVDICE, from the exons atggtTGTTCCTGaaa tTACAAACAACATTGTTGATTGTGAGATAATGCTAAGGAGAGGAAAATTGATACCTGCAGCTGGTGGTGGTTCATctattaacaaaaaaatgattaagAAAAACAGAGCTAGTTCGGAAAAAGTTGGTGCCTGGAGCAAAGAGGATGAAATCACAATCGTAAAGGGACTCATAAAGTTGAAAActgaaaaagggaaaattaggTTAGATTATGTTCAACTTTATGATTCCATTAAACAATCTCTTGGTCACAAATCAGCCACACCACTTCATTTGCAAAAAAAAGTCAGGTGTCTTAGGGAGAAATACAAGAACAATTTAAAGAACAGCAGGACTCCTACCATCCCACATGAGGAAGAGTTGTTCTACTTAAGTGACAAAATTTGGGGCAAGGATGATCAGCACATCATGAACCAACAACTTACAATTCCTTCTTCCAGTTTGGATATGAACCAACAATTTACAATTTCTTCTCCGGAAGAATCTGATACAACTTTTGTCGGAGACCTAGGGCTAGCGTTAACAACTATGAGCAGGAATCAGTCTAATCCACTGCAAGTAGCTCTTCAACAATTCAAGTTagtttctcaaagtttgagtaTTAGGAAGAGTTATGCCAACCAAATACTCCAGGCCCCAAAAAAG GAGGAACTTTCTGAACTAGAGGAACAAAAGATAGCAAGGTGCTATTTCGACACAAAGATACAACATGCACAATTGGTTTCAGATGCCTATAATGCTAGCCATGGTTTTG GAGGCTCTCTTATAAATATAGTAGCTGATTGCGTACTCAAGGAAGATACACCAAAGGCAATGAACGAGGGGAACTGTCCAACGGCAACAATTGGATGTTGGAAACCAATCACTGGAAA ATCTTCAGACACAAGTCCCAAATCAGTAAGTGAAAGGTGTCATTTGCaggagagaaagaaaaaaaagaaaaggaagatcAAAAACCAAGAAAAGCATCGCGACTCAAGTATACAATCTCAGTTGGAGATGGAAAATCGGAGCGCAGTTGCTAATGCTAAGGATATCAATGAGAGTGCCACATCATCACAGATGCATACGTTACCTGATGGACTAACTGTTGAGGTGATGGTGAAGGGAAAAGTGGACGGGAAAGTAGCTTCTCCAGGAAAACAG ATCAAAATTCATTTCATCGCCAAATTAAGAGATACAGGGTGCACTGTTGGCTCAACCATTGGTGCAGCTCCTCATCAATTTTGTCTAG GTTACGAAAAAGTGTTAAAGGGATTGAACATTGGCATTGAAG GCATGCATGTTGGTGAAAAGAGAAGACTCACTATTCCACCATCTTTGGG CCCTGGGAGCAAGGCTAAGCCTCCAATAATGCCAGACTCATGGCTTCTGTATGAAGTTGAATTGGTTGATATATGTGAATGA